In Trichocoleus desertorum NBK24, the following are encoded in one genomic region:
- a CDS encoding MoaD/ThiS family protein, protein MSVKVLIPTPLQKLTNNQATVECAGNNISELLESLEQNCPGIKARLCDDQGELRRFVNFYVNNEDIRFLDGQKTPLSDGDEVSIIPAIAGG, encoded by the coding sequence ATGTCCGTTAAAGTTCTGATTCCGACTCCCCTGCAAAAGCTGACCAATAACCAAGCCACGGTAGAGTGTGCGGGGAACAATATTAGTGAACTCTTGGAGTCTCTGGAGCAAAACTGCCCTGGCATCAAGGCTCGTCTTTGTGATGACCAAGGTGAGTTGCGCCGCTTTGTCAACTTCTACGTAAATAATGAAGACATCCGGTTTTTGGATGGACAAAAGACTCCGCTGAGCGATGGTGACGAAGTGAGTATCATTCCAGCGATCGCGGGTGGTTGA